In Scophthalmus maximus strain ysfricsl-2021 chromosome 5, ASM2237912v1, whole genome shotgun sequence, a single window of DNA contains:
- the LOC118310878 gene encoding disco-interacting protein 2 homolog C isoform X8, which translates to MADRDPVPLPAEVRAKLAELELELSEGDITQKGYEKKRSKLIGAFFPQAPGMDPSVGQERRAPVTPSSSSRYHRRRSSGSRDERYRSDVHTEAVQAALAKHKERKMAVPMPSKRRSLVVQTSMDAYTPPENHSAPPDVTGYTNNTAGGADGIQVERAPGAAVQRQTPKYGNAELMETGDGVPVSSRVSAKIQQLVNTLKRPKRPPLREFFVDDFEELLEVQQPDPNQPKAEGAQMVAMRGEQLGVVTNWPPSLEAALQRWGTISPKAPCLTTMDTNGKPLYVLTYGKLWSRSVKVAYNLLHKLGSKQEPLVRPGDRVALVFPNNDPAAFMTAFYGCLLAEVVPVPIEVPLTRKDAGSQQIGFLLGSCGVTVALTSDACHKGLPKSPTGEIPQFKGWPKVLWFVAESKHLSKPPRDWFPHIKDANQDTAYIEYKTCQDGSVLGVTVMRIAVLTHCQALTQSCSYTEAETIVNVLDFKKDVGLWHAVLTSVMNMMHVISIPYALMKVNPLSWIQKVCQFKAKVACVKSRDMHWALVAHRDQRDVNLSSLRMLVVADGSNPWSISSCDAFLNVFQTKGLRPEVICPCASSPEALTVAIRRPLEEGGAPPGRGVLSMQGLSHGVIRVDSEEKLSVLTLQDVGSVMPGALMCAVKPEGVPQLCRTDEIGELCVCTAATGTSYYGLAGMTKNTFEVFPMTSAGAPVSEFPFTRTGLLGFIGPAGLIFVAGKMDGLMVVAGRRHNADDIVATALAVEPMKFVYRGRIAVFSITVLHDERIVVVAEQRPDSTEEDSFQWMSRVLQAIDGIHQVGVYCLALVPSNTLPKTPLGGIHLSETKQLFLEGALHPCNVLMCPHTCVTNLPKPRQKQPEIGPASVMVGNLVSGKRIAQASGRDLGQIEDNDQARKFLFLSEVLQWRAQTTPDHVLYTLLNSRGTIASSLTCVQMHKRAEKIAAMLAERGHLQDGDHVALVYPPGIDLIVAFYGCLYAGCVPITVRPPHLQNIATTLPTVKMIVEVSRSVCVMTTQLISKLLRSKEASAAVDVRTWPPVLDTDDLPKKKPPLLYKPSDPDTLAYLDFSVSTTGMLAGVKMSHTATSAFCRSIKLQGELYPSREVAICLDPYCGLGFVLWCLCSVYSGHQSILIPPSELEANPALWLSAVSQYKVRDTFCSYSVMELCTKGLGLQTDALKSRGLDLSRVRTCVVVAEERPRTALTQSFSKLFKDLGLHPRAVSTSFGCRVNLAICLQPHRLGKPADQGTSGPDPTTVFVDMRALRHDRVRLVERGSPHSLPLMESGKILPGVRIIIANPETKGPMGESHLGEIWVHSGHNASGYFTVYGDEALQSDHFNSRLSFGDTQTVWARTGYLGFLRRTELTDASGERHDALYVVGALEEAMELRGMRYHPIDIETSVIRTHKSITECAVFTWTNLLVVVVELDGSEHEALDLVPLVTNVVLEEHYLIVGVVVVVDIGVIPINSRGEKQRMHLRDGFLADQLDPIYVAYNM; encoded by the exons AGAACCACTCTGCCCCTCCAGATGTCACCGGCTACACCAACAACACGGCCGGCGGCGCCGATGGCATCCAGGTGGAGAGAGCCCCAGGCGCCGCGGTCCAGAGGCAGACGCCCAAGTACGGCAACGCCGAGCTGATGGAGACGGGAGATG GTGTCCCAGTCAGCAGCAGAGTTTCAGCCAAGATTCAGCAACTGGTCAACACCCTGAAGAGACCGAAGCGGCCGCCGCTCAGGGAGTTCTTTGTGGACGACTtcgaggagctgctggagg TCCAGCAGCCGGACCCCAATCAGCCCAAGGCCGAGGGGGCCCAGATGGTGGCCATGCGGGGCGAGCAGCTGGGCGTCGTGACAAACTGGCCCCCGTCCCTGGAGGCGGCCCTGCAGCGGTGGGGCACCATCTCCCCGAAGGCCCCCTGCCTCACCACCATGGACACCAACGGCAAGCCGCTCTACGTGCTGACCTACG GTAAACTTTGGTCCAGAAGTGTGAAGGTGGCCTACAACCTGCTGCACAAACTGGGATCCAAACAGGAACCACTGGTCCGACCGGGAGACCgg GTGGCGCTGGTGTTCCCGAACAACGACCCGGCCGCCTTCATGACGGCCTTCTACGGCTGCCTGCTGGCTGAGGTCGTCCCCGTGCCCATCGAAGTGCCGCTGACCCGGAAG GACGCTGGCAGTCAGCAGATCGGGTTCCTGCTGGGGAGCTGCGGCGTGACGGTGGCGCTGACCAGCGACGCCTGCCACAAGGGGCTGCCCAAGAGTCCCACCGGAGAGATCCCACAGTTCAAAG GCTGGCCCAAGGTGCTGTGGTTCGTGGCCGAGTCCAAACACCTCTCCAAACCACCCAGAGACTGGTTCCCTCACATCAAGGACGCCAACCAGGACACGGCCTACAtcgag TATAAAACGTGTCAGGACGGCAGCGTCCTCGGCGTGACGGTGATGAGGATCGCCGTGCTCACACACTGCCAGGCCCTCACGCAGTCGTGCTCATACACagaag CCGAGACCATAGTGAATGTATTGGACTTCAAGAAGGACGTGGGACTGTGGCACGCCGTCCTCACT agtgtgatGAACATGATGCATGTCATCAGCATCCCCTACGCCCTCATGAAGGTCAACCCTCTGTCCTGGATCCAAAAGGTCTGCCAGTTCAAAG ccaaaGTGGCGTGTGTGAAGTCGCGGGACATGCACTGGGCCCTCGTGGCCCACCGGGACCAGCGGGACGTCAACCTGAGCTCCCTGCGCATGCTGGTGGTGGCCGACGGTTCGAACCCCT ggtcCATCTCATCGTGCGACGCCTTCCTCAACGTCTTCCAGACCAAAGGTTTGAGGCCGGAGGTCATCTGTCCCTGCGCCAGCTCCCCCGAGGCTCTGACGGTGGCTATAAGGAG gccGCTGGAGGAGGGCGGCGCCCCCCCGGGCCGCGGCGTGTTGTCCATGCAGGGTCTGAGTCACGGCGTGATCCGGGTCGACTCGGAGGAGAAGCTGTCGGTCCTCACGCTGCAGGACGTCGGCTCCGTGATGCCCGGAG ctctgatgtGCGCCGTGAAGCCGGAGGGCGTTCCCCAGCTCTGCAGAACCGACGAGATCGGAGAGTTGTGCGTTTGCACCGCCGCCACGGGAACCTCGTACTACGGCCTGGCCGGCATGACCAAGAACACCTTcgag GTCTTCCCGATGACAAGCGCCGGCGCCCCCGTCAGCGAGTTCCCCTTCACCAGGACCGGCCTGCTGGGCTTCATCGGACCCGCCGGCCTGATCTTTGTCGCAGGGAAGATGGACGGACTGATGGTGGTGGCGGGGCGCAGGCACAACGCCGACGACATCGTCGCCACCGCGCTCGCCGTGGAGCCCATGAAGTTCGTCTACAGGGGGAG gatAGCCGTGTTCTCCATCACGGTGCTTCATGACGAGCGGATCGTGGTCGTGGCGGAGCAGCGGCCAGACTCCACCGAGGAGGACAGCTTCCAGTGGATGAGCCGAGTTCTGCAG GCGATAGACGGCATCCACCAGGTGGGCGTGTACTGCCTGGCGCTGGTGCCCTCCAACACTCTGCCCAAGACGCCGCTGGGTGGCATCCACCTGTCGGAGACCAAGCAGCTCTTCCTGGAGGGGGCGCTGCACCCCTGCAACGTGCTCATGTGTCCGCACACCTGCGTCACCAACCTGCCCAAACCCCGGCAGAAACAGCCag agaTCGGTCCGGCGTCTGTGATGGTCGGAAACCTGGTGTCGGGGAAGAGGATCGCTCAGGCCAGCGGCAGGGATCTGGGCCAGATCGAGGACAATGACCAGGcaaggaag TTCCTCTTCCTGTCGGAGGTGTTACAGTGGCGAGCCCAGACCACGCCGGACCACGTCCTGTACACGCTGCTCAACTCCAGA GGTACGATAGCCAGCTCCCTCACTTGTGTCCAGATGCACAAGCGAGCGGAGAAGATCGCCGCCATGCTGGCCGAGCGGGGCCACCTGCAGGACGGGGACCACGTGGCGCTGGTCTACCCTCCAG gCATCGACCTCATCGTGGCGTTTTACGGCTGCCTGTACGCCGGCTGCGTGCCGATCACGGTGCGACCGCCTCACCTGCAGAACATCGCCACCACGCTGCCCACCGTCAAGATGATCGTGGAG GTGAGCCGGTCGGTGTGCGTCATGACCACACAGCTCATCTCTAAGCTGCTGAGGTCGAAGGAAGCTTCGGCCGCCGTGGACGTCCGCACCTGGCCGCCCGTCCTcgacacag ACGATTTGCCAAAGAAGAAACCTCCTCTGCTCTATAAACCGTCCGACCCCGACACGCTGGCCTACCTGGACTTCAGCGTCTCCACCACGGGCATGCTCGCTGGAGTCAag ATGTCTCACACAGCCACCAGTGCCTTCTGCCGCTCCATCAAGCTGCAGGGTGAGCTCTACCCGTCCAGAGAGGTCGCCATCTGCCTCGACCCCTACTGCGGCCTGGGCTTCGTCCTCTGGTGCCTTtgcag TGTGTACTCAGGTCACCAGTCCATCCTCATCCCTCCGTCCGAGCTGGAGGCCAACCCGGCCCTCTGGCTGTCGGCCGTCAGCCAGTACAAGGTCCGCGACACCTTCTGCTCCTACAGCGTCATGGAGCTGTGCACCAAAGGCCTGGGCCTGCAGACCGACGCGCTGAAG TCTCGAGGCCTGGACTTGTCCCGCGTGAGGACCTGCGTGGTCGTGGCGGAGGAGCGTCCCCGGACGGCCCTGACGCAGTCCTTCTCCAAACTCTTCAAGGACCTGGGACTCCACCCCCGCGCCGTCAGCACGTCCTTCGGCTGCAGGGTCAACCTGGCCATCTGCCTGCAG CCTCACAGGCTGGGAAAACCTGCTGACCAG GGCACGTCGGGACCCGACCCCACCACCGTGTTCGTGGACATGAGAGCGCTGCGGCACGACAG gGTCAGACTGGTCGAGAGGGGGTCACCACACAGCCTGCCGCTGATGGAGTCTGggaag ATTCTCCCCGGCGTCCGAATCATCATCGCCAACCCGGAGACCAAGGGACCAATGGGAGAGTCACACCTGGGAGAG atctgGGTGCACAGCGGCCACAACGCCAGCGGCTACTTCACCGTGTACGGCGACGAGGCGCTGCAGTCCGACCACTTCAACTCGCGGCTCAGCTTCGGAGACACGCAGACCGTCTGGGCTCGGACCGGCTACCTGGGCTTCCTGCGCCGCACGGAGCTCACCGACGCCAGCGGCg agCGTCACGATGCGCTGTACGTGGTCGGAGCCCTGGAGGAAGCCATGGAGCTGAGGGGGATGCGTTACCACCCCATCGACATCGAGACGTCCGTCATCAGGACGCACAAGAGCATCACGGAGTG CGCCGTCTTCACGTGGACCaacctgctggtggtggtggtggagctggacGGCTCCGAGCACGAGGCCCTGGACCTGGTGCCGCTGGTGACCAACGTGGTGCTGGAGGAGCACTACCTGATCGTgggcgtggtggtggtggtcgacATCGGCGTCATCCCCATCAACTCCCGCGGCGAGAAGCAGCGCATGCACCTGCGCGACGGCTTCCTGGCCGACCAGCTGGACCCCATCTACGTGGCCTACAACATGTAG